A window of the Polaribacter sp. HaHaR_3_91 genome harbors these coding sequences:
- the recJ gene encoding single-stranded-DNA-specific exonuclease RecJ translates to MRWTLKPKADKEKVEKLAKELQVDKTIAEILCQRNIETFEDAKNYFRPSLDEIHDPFLMKDMDLAVTRIEKAIANNENILVFGDYDVDGTTAVSLVASYLKTIHPNIATYIPDRYAEGYGVSYMGIDFAHDNDFSLIIALDCGIKAIDKVAYATEKNVDFIICDHHKPGDEIPKAVAVLNAKREDCTYPFDELCGCGVGFKLIQALGSSRGQTIEDFIPYLDLVATAIAADIVPMNGENRVLAYHGLHVINQSPRNGIKAIIHQTKKTELTITDVVFTIAPRINAAGRMKHGNYAVELLTEMDFDSAVEFAAAIEIFNADRKDLDKKITDQALIQIIDNEEEDRFTSVVFQEDWHKGVIGIVASRLIEKYYRPTLVFTKSGDKLAASARSVKGFDVYNALHACEDFIEQFGGHKYAAGLTLAPENYENFKNKFEEVVKATIDKELLTPEISIDAEIDLLEITPKFFRIIQQMAPFGPMNMRPTFKTSCVRDNGYGKQVGADKTHLKLNVFQGDNKRTFNSIGFGLGDKMEFVQNDFDIVYGLDENIWNGNKSIQLLLKDLK, encoded by the coding sequence ATGAGATGGACGTTAAAACCAAAAGCGGATAAAGAAAAGGTAGAAAAATTAGCAAAAGAGTTGCAGGTAGATAAAACTATAGCTGAAATTCTATGTCAAAGAAATATTGAAACTTTTGAGGATGCTAAAAATTATTTTCGTCCAAGTTTAGATGAAATTCATGATCCTTTTTTAATGAAAGACATGGATCTCGCAGTTACTAGAATTGAAAAAGCAATTGCTAATAATGAAAATATTTTAGTTTTTGGTGATTATGATGTAGACGGAACTACAGCAGTTTCTTTGGTTGCATCTTATTTAAAAACGATTCATCCAAATATTGCCACTTATATACCTGATAGGTACGCCGAAGGTTATGGCGTTTCCTATATGGGAATTGATTTTGCACATGACAATGATTTTTCTTTAATTATTGCCTTAGATTGCGGAATAAAAGCTATTGATAAAGTTGCCTACGCAACCGAAAAAAATGTAGATTTTATTATTTGCGATCACCATAAACCTGGTGATGAAATTCCGAAAGCAGTAGCTGTTTTAAATGCAAAAAGAGAAGATTGTACCTATCCTTTCGATGAACTTTGTGGGTGTGGAGTTGGGTTTAAATTGATTCAGGCTTTGGGTAGTTCTAGAGGTCAAACAATAGAAGATTTTATTCCGTACTTAGATTTGGTTGCTACGGCAATTGCTGCAGATATTGTACCTATGAATGGCGAAAATAGAGTTTTGGCGTATCATGGTTTACATGTAATTAATCAAAGTCCGAGAAACGGAATAAAGGCAATTATTCATCAAACGAAAAAAACAGAACTTACCATTACCGATGTTGTATTTACTATTGCACCAAGAATAAATGCTGCAGGTAGAATGAAACATGGTAATTATGCAGTAGAATTATTAACGGAAATGGATTTTGACTCGGCAGTGGAGTTTGCTGCTGCTATAGAAATTTTTAATGCTGATAGAAAAGATTTAGATAAGAAAATTACAGATCAAGCTTTAATACAGATTATTGATAATGAGGAAGAAGACCGTTTTACATCGGTGGTTTTTCAAGAAGATTGGCATAAAGGTGTTATTGGTATTGTTGCTTCTCGTTTAATAGAAAAGTATTACAGACCCACCTTAGTTTTTACCAAAAGTGGCGATAAATTAGCGGCTTCCGCACGTTCTGTAAAAGGTTTTGATGTTTATAATGCATTGCATGCTTGTGAAGATTTTATAGAACAATTTGGGGGACATAAATATGCAGCGGGTTTAACTTTAGCACCAGAAAACTACGAGAATTTTAAAAATAAGTTTGAAGAAGTTGTAAAAGCTACAATTGATAAAGAGTTGTTAACTCCTGAGATTTCTATAGATGCAGAAATAGATTTGTTAGAAATTACACCTAAGTTTTTTAGAATCATTCAGCAAATGGCCCCTTTTGGTCCTATGAATATGCGACCGACTTTTAAAACAAGTTGCGTAAGAGATAATGGTTACGGAAAACAGGTTGGTGCAGATAAAACGCACTTAAAACTCAATGTTTTTCAAGGTGATAATAAAAGAACTTTTAATTCAATTGGTTTTGGTTTGGGTGATAAAATGGAATTTGTTCAGAATGATTTTGATATTGTCTACGGTTTAGATGAAAACATATGGAATGGTAATAAATCGATTCAATTGTTATTGAAAGACTTGAAGTAG
- a CDS encoding helix-turn-helix domain-containing protein, with translation MSKNPELELALQFIDKTDRNLFITGKAGTGKTTFLHQIKKESLKRMVIVAPTGVAAINAKGVTIHSFFQMPFGPILPDQIANTNQQRKFSKTKIDIIKSLDLIIIDEISMVRADLLDGIDQVMRRYKNRNKVFGGAQVLMIGDLQQLAPVVRPNEWSLLQQHYNTVYFFSSKAYQEADVVSIELKHIYRQKNEDFITILNEIRTDTLSEKSAEILNRNYDPTFSPTKDDGYITLTTHNNRANLINSSELNKLNTKSYFFKADVSGKFNDNAFPNDEKLELKMGAQVMFIKNDSSPEKRYYNGKIGIITDISLQNVTVQCPNEIDEIVTERETWDNVNYSINDETKEIKEDVIGSFSQIPLRLAWAITIHKSQGLTFEKAIIDAEASFAHGQTYVALSRCTSLEGLVLKTPITSSAIINDRTVSIFNESVEENHPDERVLNESEKHFQLNLISELFDYQPFLYPVSRLIDIFYKNHTSIKGDVIDHLQTIKDDGVVALMKVSNGFKNQLAQICEDNILPENSSQIQERFTKAVDYFVTQTKGNILKPLNAIQFSTDNKTVKSDFTKQFDNLQEKLLEKLFALQKINNGFKVQDYLKVRANAVLQKSSPAKKKTVASKRDPILALKLRELRDEISKDLGIPHFQIFTQETLYAMCDDLPRTEKALLSTVGMGKTRVKKYGEQILEAIEDYCRKNGINKLNEQKKEDKKPTKQITFELFKSGLSIKDIAKERSLTSGTVESHLASYIPSGDIDILELIDIKKYKKMVNAIEDTEFKSLTDLKEKVDKSFSFMELRMVLMSIEN, from the coding sequence ATGTCAAAAAATCCTGAATTAGAACTTGCCTTACAATTTATAGATAAAACAGATAGAAATCTTTTTATCACCGGAAAAGCAGGTACAGGAAAAACTACTTTTTTACATCAAATTAAAAAGGAATCTTTAAAAAGAATGGTTATTGTTGCACCAACTGGTGTTGCAGCAATTAATGCAAAAGGAGTAACGATTCATTCTTTTTTTCAAATGCCTTTTGGTCCTATCTTACCAGATCAGATTGCAAATACAAACCAGCAACGTAAGTTTTCTAAAACTAAAATAGATATCATCAAATCGTTAGATTTAATAATTATTGATGAAATTTCTATGGTTCGTGCCGATTTGCTAGACGGAATAGATCAAGTAATGCGTCGTTATAAAAACAGAAACAAAGTTTTTGGAGGTGCACAAGTTTTAATGATTGGAGATTTACAACAATTAGCACCCGTTGTAAGGCCAAATGAATGGAGTTTATTGCAACAACATTACAATACCGTTTACTTTTTTAGCTCTAAAGCGTATCAAGAAGCCGATGTTGTTTCCATAGAATTAAAACATATTTACCGTCAGAAAAATGAAGATTTTATTACCATCTTAAATGAAATTAGAACCGATACTTTATCAGAAAAATCTGCTGAAATTTTAAATAGAAATTACGACCCTACCTTCTCTCCTACTAAAGATGACGGTTACATTACCTTAACAACACATAACAATAGAGCCAATTTAATTAACAGTTCAGAATTAAATAAACTCAATACCAAAAGTTACTTTTTTAAAGCTGATGTTTCTGGTAAATTCAATGATAATGCTTTCCCTAATGATGAAAAGTTAGAATTGAAAATGGGAGCACAGGTAATGTTTATCAAAAATGATTCATCACCAGAAAAAAGGTATTACAACGGAAAAATAGGAATTATAACCGATATTTCGTTACAAAATGTAACGGTACAATGTCCCAATGAAATTGATGAGATTGTTACGGAAAGAGAAACTTGGGATAATGTAAATTATTCTATAAACGACGAAACTAAAGAAATTAAAGAAGATGTAATTGGTTCTTTTTCTCAAATCCCTTTGCGATTGGCTTGGGCAATTACCATTCATAAAAGTCAGGGTTTAACCTTCGAAAAAGCCATTATAGATGCAGAAGCTTCTTTTGCACACGGACAAACGTATGTTGCCTTAAGTAGGTGTACTTCTTTAGAGGGTTTGGTTTTAAAAACACCAATTACCAGCAGTGCAATTATTAATGACAGAACAGTTAGTATTTTTAATGAAAGTGTAGAAGAAAATCACCCAGATGAACGTGTTTTGAACGAATCTGAAAAACACTTTCAGCTGAATTTAATTTCTGAGTTATTCGATTACCAGCCATTTTTATATCCCGTTTCTAGATTGATAGATATTTTTTACAAGAATCATACAAGTATCAAAGGAGATGTTATAGATCATTTACAAACTATAAAAGATGATGGTGTTGTAGCTTTAATGAAAGTTTCTAACGGATTTAAAAATCAATTAGCGCAAATTTGTGAAGACAATATACTACCAGAAAATAGTTCTCAAATTCAAGAACGCTTTACCAAAGCCGTTGATTATTTTGTAACACAAACAAAAGGAAATATTCTAAAACCTTTAAATGCAATTCAGTTTTCAACAGATAATAAAACAGTAAAAAGTGATTTTACCAAACAATTTGACAACTTACAAGAAAAGCTATTAGAAAAATTGTTTGCGCTTCAAAAAATAAATAATGGTTTTAAAGTGCAAGACTATTTAAAAGTAAGAGCAAATGCCGTTTTACAAAAATCATCACCCGCTAAAAAGAAAACAGTAGCCTCTAAACGCGACCCTATTTTAGCCTTAAAATTACGTGAATTAAGAGATGAAATTTCAAAAGATTTAGGAATTCCTCATTTTCAAATTTTTACACAAGAAACTTTATACGCCATGTGCGATGACTTACCAAGAACAGAAAAAGCTTTGCTAAGCACTGTTGGAATGGGAAAAACTCGTGTAAAAAAATATGGTGAACAAATTTTAGAAGCCATAGAAGATTATTGTAGAAAAAACGGAATCAATAAATTAAACGAACAAAAAAAAGAAGATAAGAAACCTACCAAACAAATTACTTTTGAGTTGTTTAAATCTGGCCTTTCTATAAAAGATATTGCTAAAGAAAGAAGTCTAACTTCTGGAACTGTAGAAAGCCATTTGGCGAGTTATATTCCCTCTGGTGATATTGATATTTTAGAATTGATAGATATTAAGAAATACAAGAAAATGGTAAATGCCATAGAAGACACCGAGTTTAAAAGCTTAACAGACCTAAAAGAAAAAGTAGACAAATCTTTTTCTTTTATGGAATTGAGGATGGTTTTGATGTCTATAGAAAATTAA